A genomic window from Candidatus Melainabacteria bacterium includes:
- a CDS encoding site-specific DNA-methyltransferase has translation MTEKMLIDKVYLGDCIEIMAKMPKNSINLIFADPPFNIGIKYDRYNDNLSYDEYYNWSKKWISETYKVLKNNGSIYIAIGDEFAAEINIILKQTGFYFRNWIIWYYTFGQSQRKKFNRAHTHIFYFTKDKEDFKFNTEYIRVPSARQLIYNDRRANPKGKLPDDVWQISRVCGTFKERLGEHPCQMPESLLERIIQVSSDVGDLILDPFGGTGTTPLVAKRLNRHYLAIESSETYYNLILKRLSPEIEQKKLFAI, from the coding sequence ATGACTGAAAAAATGTTAATTGACAAAGTTTATCTGGGTGACTGCATTGAAATTATGGCAAAAATGCCAAAGAATTCAATTAATTTAATATTTGCAGATCCACCGTTCAATATAGGAATAAAATATGACAGATACAATGACAATTTATCTTATGATGAGTATTATAATTGGTCAAAAAAGTGGATATCAGAAACTTATAAAGTATTAAAAAACAACGGCTCAATTTATATTGCAATAGGAGATGAGTTTGCTGCTGAAATAAATATAATTTTAAAACAAACAGGTTTTTATTTTAGAAACTGGATAATCTGGTACTATACCTTTGGTCAAAGCCAACGCAAAAAATTTAATCGGGCTCATACTCATATTTTTTATTTTACAAAAGATAAGGAAGACTTCAAATTTAATACTGAATACATAAGGGTCCCATCAGCAAGACAATTAATTTACAATGATAGGAGAGCAAATCCAAAAGGTAAATTACCAGATGACGTATGGCAAATTTCAAGAGTGTGTGGGACATTTAAAGAAAGACTTGGAGAACATCCTTGTCAAATGCCTGAGTCACTGCTTGAGAGAATAATTCAAGTGAGTTCTGATGTCGGAGATTTGATTTTAGATCCCTTTGGTGGGACTGGAACTACTCCTCTTGTAGCAAAAAGACTAAATAGACATTATCTGGCAATAGAGTCTTCAGAAACTTATTACAATCTGATTTTAAAAAGATTATCACCTGAGATTGAACAAAAAAAATTATTTGCTATTTAG
- the atpE gene encoding ATP synthase F0 subunit C, producing the protein MGLAIGAGLAVTGVGGPAIGVGLAASKSLEGMARQPEATGRLLANTLIFAALSEALGLFAFLIAILLFLQLQ; encoded by the coding sequence ATGGGACTAGCTATTGGTGCAGGGCTAGCAGTAACAGGAGTAGGTGGTCCTGCAATTGGAGTAGGACTTGCTGCCAGTAAGTCTTTAGAAGGAATGGCAAGACAACCTGAAGCTACAGGAAGATTACTTGCAAACACACTTATTTTTGCAGCACTTAGTGAAGCACTTGGATTATTTGCTTTCTTAATTGCAATTTTATTGTTCTTGCAACTACAGTAA
- a CDS encoding bifunctional (p)ppGpp synthetase/guanosine-3',5'-bis(diphosphate) 3'-pyrophosphohydrolase, producing MSENSEIILINQFLDKFSKLGRPEKDFQDIKKALDFACKLHGSQKRVSEDPYIVHPLSVAGILIDLNCDTETICAGLLHDTLEDTDIDVVQLEKEFGQEVSKLVEGVTKLGKLSFVSMQEHQAENFRKMLMAIALDLRVVLVKIADRLHNMKTLQYLSSDRQKRIAQETLDIFAPLANRFGLNKAKNELEDLSFFYLEPEKYKEVEGLVIGDREYSEKKIKEIIIKIKTELEKAGIKAEIYGRPKHLYSIYRKMQRYGSRELYDLLGIRIIVERERQCYEVMGIIHDLFRPIPGKFKDYIAIPKPNMYQSLHTALVGPHGRPIEIQIRTEEMHQIAEYGIAAHWKYKEVGSSKKSDDIYDEKLSWIRQLIEWQSDLKDPEEYIDAVKLDFLSDEVFILTPKGDVIDLPRNSTPIDFAYRIHTDVGNKCTGAKVNGRIVSLNTTLKNGDIVEVTTSNNAHPSLDWLNFVVASTTKNKIRQWFKKQHRDVHIEQGKNLIEAEFGEEKAEQILSSSDFLEAVRKLNRPTKEDLLASLGCGDITTSQLKGRLKESMLQKESKSAQHIAERPEEEIAELEGMLHHLAKCCCPLPGEDIVGVVSKGKGITVHRSDCQNLDNVEHDRILPIQWHEGKAKLYSAAIEVECIDRVGVSRDILDKIADEKINVRDLRVVARTTDDAAVLKIVVMVKDLYELRKIMSSISRVSDVLNVFRSGEYKRSLLFRKKPNGKHKNGK from the coding sequence TTGAGTGAAAATAGTGAAATAATTTTAATAAATCAGTTCTTAGACAAATTCTCTAAACTTGGCAGGCCTGAAAAAGATTTTCAGGATATTAAAAAAGCTTTGGATTTTGCTTGTAAATTACATGGTAGTCAAAAAAGAGTTAGTGAGGATCCTTATATTGTTCATCCACTTTCAGTTGCAGGAATTTTAATTGATTTAAATTGTGATACTGAGACTATCTGTGCTGGACTTTTGCACGATACTTTAGAAGATACAGACATTGATGTTGTACAGCTTGAAAAAGAATTTGGGCAAGAAGTAAGTAAATTAGTTGAAGGTGTTACTAAGCTTGGCAAACTAAGTTTTGTTTCTATGCAAGAACATCAAGCTGAAAACTTTCGTAAAATGCTTATGGCAATTGCTCTTGATTTACGAGTTGTGCTTGTAAAGATTGCAGACAGGTTACATAATATGAAAACATTGCAATATCTCTCTAGTGATAGACAAAAAAGAATTGCACAAGAAACATTAGATATTTTTGCACCACTTGCAAACAGATTTGGTTTAAATAAAGCAAAAAATGAGCTGGAAGATCTCTCATTTTTTTACTTAGAGCCTGAGAAATATAAAGAGGTAGAAGGGCTTGTAATTGGAGATAGAGAATACAGTGAAAAGAAAATAAAAGAAATTATTATAAAGATTAAAACTGAGCTTGAAAAAGCTGGTATTAAAGCAGAAATATATGGTCGTCCAAAACATCTTTATAGTATTTATAGAAAAATGCAAAGATATGGATCAAGAGAACTTTATGATCTTCTTGGGATAAGGATTATTGTAGAAAGAGAAAGACAATGTTATGAAGTGATGGGAATTATTCATGATCTTTTTAGACCTATACCAGGAAAGTTTAAGGATTACATTGCAATTCCAAAACCAAATATGTATCAGTCTTTGCATACAGCACTTGTAGGACCTCATGGCAGACCAATAGAAATTCAAATTCGTACAGAAGAGATGCATCAAATTGCTGAATATGGTATTGCAGCACACTGGAAATATAAGGAAGTAGGAAGCAGTAAAAAGTCAGATGATATTTATGATGAAAAACTGTCTTGGATTAGACAATTAATAGAATGGCAAAGCGACTTAAAGGATCCTGAAGAATACATTGATGCAGTAAAACTAGATTTTTTATCTGACGAAGTTTTTATCTTAACTCCAAAAGGGGATGTAATAGATCTTCCTAGAAACTCTACTCCAATTGATTTTGCTTACAGAATACATACAGATGTAGGAAATAAATGTACAGGTGCAAAAGTTAATGGAAGAATAGTTTCACTTAACACAACATTAAAAAACGGAGACATAGTTGAAGTTACAACAAGTAACAATGCTCATCCAAGCCTTGACTGGCTAAATTTTGTTGTTGCAAGTACTACCAAAAATAAAATAAGACAATGGTTTAAAAAGCAACATAGGGATGTTCATATTGAGCAAGGTAAGAATCTTATTGAAGCAGAATTTGGTGAGGAAAAAGCAGAACAAATTTTATCCTCAAGTGATTTTTTAGAAGCAGTAAGAAAATTAAACAGGCCTACTAAAGAAGATCTTCTAGCATCACTTGGTTGTGGAGATATTACAACTTCACAACTTAAAGGCAGGTTAAAAGAATCAATGCTTCAAAAAGAAAGTAAGTCTGCACAACACATAGCTGAAAGACCTGAAGAAGAAATTGCTGAACTTGAAGGAATGTTGCACCATCTTGCTAAGTGTTGTTGTCCTTTACCTGGAGAAGACATAGTAGGGGTTGTTTCAAAAGGGAAAGGGATTACTGTTCACAGATCTGACTGTCAAAACTTAGACAATGTAGAGCATGACAGAATATTGCCAATTCAATGGCATGAAGGTAAGGCTAAACTTTACAGTGCTGCAATTGAAGTTGAGTGTATTGATAGAGTTGGTGTTTCAAGGGATATTTTAGATAAAATTGCTGATGAAAAAATAAATGTAAGAGATCTTCGCGTTGTTGCTAGAACTACAGATGATGCTGCAGTATTAAAAATTGTTGTTATGGTAAAAGATCTTTATGAATTAAGAAAAATCATGTCGAGCATTAGTAGAGTAAGTGATGTGTTAAATGTATTTAGATCAGGAGAATACAAAAGATCTTTACTCTTTAGAAAAAAACCAAATGGGAAACATAAAAATGGGAAGTGA
- a CDS encoding SMC family ATPase: MIFKKLTLKNFMSYPNAEIDFSGVHVACLTGVNGAGKSSLLDAITWVLWEGGRARTDELIRLRTVEMSCELEFYMEGDLYRVYRLRSKAFKNSQGKSNLEFQIFNPKEKIWTSLTLSTVRQTQDLIIKTIKMDYETFVNSVYLRQGKADEFTIKKPHERKQVLADILGLDVYNKLCEAARTKVRTLDQGIALEQNLITNLKEKILNEDELKKSLEYIFLELSKEEKELVSIREELNKKEKELSEMREKGKQIKTLEKSKEAQESLINTLREQLNSIKLKEEKYKKLISNKEKIRQEHNNFLELKKEFDKCELGKELYNKLLHEKNYFESELKEKINQIEQELAVHRSKLTDRSSLKDNLMKHLTNESRFISDFLPNTKKEIKEFYDLQEQISKIESKGQELKHKKELLDHKLEEISDKKKEVLKKIETLNSHNHSEPCPLCKSPIKNKDEVIKAYKVELKSYDENEKLVTSDIEVIEKEIQEKRNEYAQIKEKINSTPHFVSKRLKELEEIKQQRLQSINAFKSDPLEALSVLSSHIEVTKNEFQKTQEQIATLDKEINTYKQEAESLDDLLKNGSLIKGLSKKLNDIQNELNKVSYSQSLYEELKSKKIEKENIILTHNLLLEAETEFPDVSRELESLSLKLNKASTELEELKSLIDKNKNQIENIAQLEREVLEIKHKEDKKNLVQQEIKKNLIVTEQSLSEIEHSKKQMSDKENKIQALISDKKYFEILEKAFSKNGIPVAIIETVVPEIEKEANRILTRLTENQMHVALKTQREKKSSSGLTETLDVVIADSFGTRSYELYSGGEAFKIDFALRLALSKLLANRAGAKLQTLIIDEGFGSQDTAGRERLVEVIRSIQDEFELILVVTHLEELKEAFQTQIQVTKDDEGSKIRLI, translated from the coding sequence ATGATTTTCAAAAAGCTAACTCTAAAAAACTTTATGTCTTATCCAAATGCTGAAATTGATTTTTCAGGAGTACATGTTGCATGTCTAACTGGAGTAAATGGAGCAGGAAAGTCAAGCTTACTTGATGCTATTACATGGGTTCTTTGGGAAGGTGGCAGAGCAAGAACTGATGAACTTATAAGACTTCGCACTGTTGAAATGTCTTGTGAACTTGAGTTTTACATGGAAGGAGATCTTTACAGAGTTTATCGGTTACGATCCAAGGCTTTTAAAAATTCTCAAGGGAAATCAAATTTAGAATTTCAAATATTTAATCCTAAAGAAAAAATCTGGACTTCACTTACTTTAAGTACAGTTCGGCAAACACAGGATCTTATTATTAAAACAATAAAAATGGACTATGAAACTTTTGTTAATAGTGTTTACCTAAGACAAGGCAAAGCAGATGAGTTTACTATTAAAAAGCCACATGAAAGAAAACAAGTCCTGGCTGACATTTTAGGATTAGATGTTTACAACAAACTTTGTGAAGCTGCAAGGACAAAAGTAAGAACTTTGGATCAAGGTATTGCTTTAGAACAAAATCTCATAACCAATTTAAAAGAAAAAATTTTAAATGAAGATGAATTAAAAAAATCACTTGAGTACATATTTCTTGAATTAAGTAAAGAAGAAAAAGAATTGGTTTCTATTAGAGAAGAATTAAACAAAAAAGAAAAAGAATTAAGTGAAATGAGGGAAAAAGGAAAACAAATTAAGACATTAGAAAAATCAAAAGAAGCCCAGGAATCACTAATAAATACTTTAAGAGAACAGTTAAACAGTATTAAATTAAAAGAAGAAAAATACAAAAAGCTAATAAGCAATAAAGAAAAGATAAGACAAGAGCACAACAATTTTCTAGAATTAAAAAAAGAGTTTGACAAGTGTGAGCTGGGTAAAGAACTTTATAACAAGCTTTTACATGAGAAAAACTACTTTGAGTCTGAGCTCAAAGAAAAAATAAACCAAATAGAACAAGAATTAGCTGTACACAGATCAAAATTAACTGACAGAAGCAGCCTAAAGGATAATCTTATGAAACATCTTACAAATGAAAGTAGATTTATTTCTGATTTTCTGCCAAACACTAAAAAAGAAATTAAAGAGTTTTATGATTTACAAGAGCAAATCTCAAAAATAGAATCCAAGGGACAGGAATTAAAACATAAAAAAGAATTGCTAGATCATAAGCTAGAAGAAATTAGTGACAAGAAAAAAGAAGTTCTTAAAAAAATCGAAACCTTAAACTCTCATAACCACTCTGAGCCTTGCCCGCTTTGTAAAAGCCCAATTAAGAACAAGGATGAAGTAATTAAAGCTTACAAAGTTGAACTAAAGTCATACGATGAAAATGAGAAACTGGTAACTAGTGATATCGAAGTAATAGAAAAAGAAATACAAGAAAAAAGAAATGAATATGCACAAATTAAAGAAAAAATAAATTCAACACCTCATTTTGTATCTAAAAGGCTTAAAGAACTTGAAGAAATAAAACAACAAAGGCTTCAATCTATAAATGCTTTTAAATCAGATCCACTAGAAGCACTATCAGTCTTATCTTCACATATTGAAGTTACAAAAAACGAATTTCAAAAAACACAGGAACAGATTGCCACTCTAGATAAAGAAATAAATACTTATAAACAAGAAGCAGAATCTCTGGATGACTTATTAAAAAATGGGAGTCTTATTAAAGGATTAAGTAAAAAATTAAATGATATACAAAACGAATTAAATAAGGTAAGTTATAGCCAAAGTTTGTATGAAGAATTAAAAAGCAAGAAGATAGAAAAAGAAAATATAATTTTGACTCATAATTTGCTTTTAGAAGCAGAAACAGAATTCCCTGATGTTTCAAGAGAATTAGAAAGTTTATCACTGAAGCTAAATAAGGCAAGTACAGAATTAGAAGAATTAAAATCTTTAATAGACAAAAATAAAAACCAAATTGAAAACATTGCACAACTAGAAAGAGAAGTATTAGAAATTAAGCACAAAGAAGATAAAAAGAACTTAGTACAACAGGAAATAAAAAAGAATTTAATAGTTACAGAACAATCATTAAGTGAAATAGAGCATTCAAAAAAACAAATGAGTGACAAAGAAAACAAGATTCAGGCTCTTATTAGTGACAAAAAATATTTTGAGATATTAGAAAAAGCATTTAGTAAAAATGGAATTCCAGTAGCAATTATTGAAACAGTTGTGCCAGAAATTGAAAAAGAAGCAAATAGAATACTTACAAGGCTTACTGAAAATCAAATGCATGTTGCTTTAAAAACACAAAGAGAAAAGAAAAGTTCTAGTGGTTTAACTGAAACTTTAGATGTAGTTATAGCTGATAGCTTTGGTACAAGAAGTTATGAGCTATATAGTGGTGGTGAAGCATTTAAAATTGATTTTGCTTTAAGGCTTGCTTTATCAAAGCTACTTGCAAATAGAGCAGGTGCAAAATTACAGACACTAATTATAGATGAAGGCTTTGGATCACAAGACACTGCTGGAAGAGAAAGATTAGTTGAGGTAATAAGATCTATTCAGGATGAATTTGAATTAATTTTAGTAGTCACACATTTGGAGGAGCTTAAGGAAGCCTTCCAGACTCAAATCCAAGTTACAAAAGATGATGAGGGATCAAAAATAAGGTTAATTTGA
- a CDS encoding F0F1 ATP synthase subunit alpha codes for MMTIKPDEIVSILKEQINQYQEKLTVSNVGSVISVGDGIAKIYGLEGAMSSELVEFDDKEKTVGMILNLEEESVGVVLFGDARDVHEGTQVKTSGRVASVPVGDAMIGRVINPIGKPLDGKGEIKSNKFRPIEKVAPGIVKRRSVCEPLQTGIAAIDSMIPIGRGQRELIIGDRQTGKTAIAIDTIINQKNEKNRPICIYVAIGQRQGQVAQIKKILEDAGAMEYSIIVNAASTDPPALQFIAPFTGAAIGEEFMENSKHVLIIYDDLTKHAWAYRAMSLLLRRPPGREAYPGDVFYLHSRLLERSAKLNEKLGGGSMTGLPIIETQANDVSAYIPTNVISITDGQIFLETDLFNAGTRPAINAGISVSRVGGAAQTKAMKMVAGKLRLDLAQFREMEAFAQFASDLDPATQQQIKRGQRLTEVLKQPQFSPLTVAKQVTMIFAANEGILDNVNLKEIQKFKLEWFKYFSANYKKLEDKLNSGAALDDNEKKELRATLEKFRDSLFS; via the coding sequence ATAATGACAATAAAGCCAGATGAGATAGTAAGCATATTAAAAGAACAAATAAATCAATATCAGGAAAAGCTTACTGTAAGTAATGTTGGAAGTGTAATTTCTGTTGGTGATGGCATTGCAAAAATTTACGGACTTGAAGGTGCCATGTCAAGCGAACTTGTTGAGTTTGATGATAAAGAAAAAACAGTTGGAATGATTTTAAATCTAGAAGAAGAAAGCGTTGGTGTAGTTTTATTTGGTGATGCAAGAGATGTTCATGAAGGAACACAAGTAAAGACCAGTGGAAGAGTTGCTTCTGTACCAGTTGGTGATGCAATGATTGGTCGTGTTATAAACCCTATTGGAAAACCACTTGATGGAAAAGGTGAGATTAAATCAAACAAGTTCAGACCTATAGAAAAAGTTGCACCAGGAATTGTAAAAAGAAGATCTGTATGCGAACCACTACAAACAGGCATTGCTGCAATTGATTCCATGATTCCAATTGGCCGTGGACAAAGAGAACTGATTATTGGAGACAGGCAAACAGGTAAAACCGCAATTGCAATAGACACCATTATTAATCAAAAAAATGAAAAAAACAGGCCCATCTGTATTTATGTAGCCATTGGACAAAGACAAGGTCAGGTTGCACAAATCAAAAAAATCTTAGAAGATGCTGGTGCAATGGAATACTCGATCATTGTAAATGCTGCATCAACAGATCCTCCAGCACTTCAATTTATTGCTCCATTTACAGGAGCTGCAATTGGTGAAGAGTTTATGGAAAACTCCAAGCATGTACTTATTATTTATGATGACTTAACAAAACATGCATGGGCATATCGTGCAATGAGTCTTTTACTTCGCCGCCCTCCAGGACGTGAAGCTTATCCTGGAGATGTTTTTTATCTTCATAGCAGACTCTTAGAGCGATCAGCAAAATTGAACGAAAAACTTGGCGGGGGTTCAATGACCGGACTTCCAATTATTGAAACTCAAGCAAATGATGTTTCTGCATATATCCCAACTAATGTTATTTCAATAACAGATGGACAAATATTTTTAGAAACTGATTTATTTAATGCTGGCACAAGACCTGCAATTAATGCTGGTATTTCTGTCAGTCGTGTTGGTGGTGCAGCACAAACAAAAGCAATGAAAATGGTAGCTGGTAAGCTAAGACTTGATTTAGCACAGTTTAGAGAAATGGAAGCATTTGCACAGTTTGCATCAGACTTAGATCCTGCTACACAACAGCAAATAAAACGTGGTCAAAGATTAACTGAAGTTTTAAAACAGCCACAGTTTAGCCCGCTTACAGTAGCTAAGCAAGTAACGATGATTTTTGCAGCAAACGAGGGTATCCTTGACAATGTAAACTTAAAAGAAATCCAAAAATTTAAACTAGAATGGTTTAAATACTTTTCAGCAAATTATAAAAAACTAGAAGACAAATTAAATTCAGGTGCTGCTTTAGATGACAATGAAAAAAAAGAATTAAGAGCTACATTAGAAAAGTTTAGGGATAGTTTGTTTAGTTAA
- a CDS encoding F0F1 ATP synthase subunit delta has product MKANKQIAKRYAQALFELTCDKAETIFNEIKSVNELINQIKGAIDVFNNPGITKNEKKQLLETLHWSVSTTTMNLLYILIDRQRFNLLPEIQNEFLKLINKGKGIVSLEVISTVELDPSTLEKLKVKFENLLNSDNKVTIKSRIEPGLIGGIKVKVNDLVYDGSIKGRLENLKRRLLA; this is encoded by the coding sequence ATGAAAGCAAACAAACAAATAGCAAAAAGATATGCACAAGCATTATTTGAACTTACTTGTGATAAGGCTGAAACAATTTTCAATGAAATCAAAAGTGTAAATGAATTAATAAATCAGATTAAAGGTGCAATAGACGTTTTCAATAATCCAGGAATTACCAAGAATGAAAAAAAACAATTGTTAGAGACACTCCACTGGAGCGTCTCTACAACAACAATGAATCTTTTATATATTCTTATTGACAGACAAAGGTTTAACTTACTTCCTGAAATACAAAATGAGTTTTTAAAGCTTATAAACAAAGGGAAAGGTATTGTTAGTCTTGAAGTGATTTCAACTGTCGAGCTTGATCCTTCAACTCTAGAAAAACTAAAAGTAAAATTTGAGAATTTACTTAACAGTGACAACAAAGTTACGATAAAATCAAGAATTGAACCAGGTTTAATTGGTGGAATTAAAGTTAAAGTAAATGATCTTGTTTATGACGGGAGTATTAAAGGTAGATTAGAAAATTTAAAACGGAGGTTGCTTGCATAA
- a CDS encoding mechanosensitive ion channel: MNSIISFFQNFMATLTIWVLPNVFKVFLIVLIAFFVQYLIHLGIENFIKQSRRIKRAETLSQISHSTSKVIITTIAIMMVLHELGFNVIPIIASAGVLGFAFSLGAQSLMKDVINGFFILLEDQFGIGDLVKIGDHSGIVEKMNLRTTTLKDSNGSIHIIPNSQVDKVTVLSQRH, from the coding sequence ATGAACTCAATAATTTCATTCTTTCAAAACTTCATGGCAACTCTTACAATCTGGGTCTTACCAAATGTTTTTAAAGTTTTTTTAATTGTTTTAATTGCATTTTTTGTTCAGTATCTAATTCATCTTGGAATTGAAAATTTTATCAAGCAATCCAGGAGGATAAAAAGAGCTGAAACATTAAGTCAGATTTCACATTCAACAAGCAAAGTAATAATTACTACAATTGCAATTATGATGGTTTTGCATGAGTTAGGTTTCAATGTAATTCCAATTATTGCAAGTGCAGGTGTTTTAGGATTTGCATTTAGTTTAGGCGCACAAAGCCTCATGAAAGATGTAATAAATGGTTTTTTTATTTTACTAGAGGATCAATTTGGAATAGGCGATCTAGTAAAAATTGGTGATCATAGTGGTATAGTTGAAAAAATGAATTTAAGAACAACAACACTTAAAGATTCTAATGGCAGCATTCACATCATTCCAAATAGTCAGGTTGATAAGGTGACAGTATTAAGTCAAAGACACTAA
- the gltX gene encoding glutamate--tRNA ligase: protein MSQKEIRVRIAPSPTGSLHLGTVRTALYNYLFAKKNDGKFILRIEDTDLERNKDEYTKEILDGFKWLKINFDEGPYYQSERLALYRKLAQELLDEGKAYQCFCTQEELDGLRKIQRAAKVPEKYDNRHRKLTEEQKKKFISEDRKPVIRFKLPDNTDIKWHDEIRGDVSVNTNDLGGDPVIIRADGIPLYNFAVVVDDGDMKISHVIRGDDHLHNTAKQIPIFQALGYVVPTFAHAPLIFTHDKEKLSKRKHGDIANIDKYQREGYLPEALANYLVHMSWTKPDKPEEEIFRLDEIVNQFSLDRISKSPAIYDLPKLNWFNNHYIKEKSIEEIYDLAKPFFVETFGQTSLQSIYSKNQILHMLDSVRSGVNKLDEIPALINFFFDDNFNLSTEENLKILNTESAKGVLDKTLKNLDKINFQNQGDCKKAIDEVGKELNLKGKDLYWPLRVALSGSNKGPDLGLIISLLGREKIKSRIEKALSVLV, encoded by the coding sequence ATGTCACAAAAAGAAATCCGTGTTCGTATAGCACCTAGCCCAACAGGTAGTCTTCATTTAGGTACAGTTCGTACTGCACTTTATAATTATCTCTTTGCAAAAAAAAATGATGGAAAATTTATTCTTAGGATTGAAGACACTGACTTGGAGAGAAATAAAGACGAATACACAAAAGAAATTTTAGATGGATTTAAGTGGTTAAAAATAAACTTTGATGAAGGCCCGTACTATCAAAGTGAAAGATTAGCTCTTTATCGTAAGCTTGCACAAGAATTACTAGATGAAGGAAAAGCTTACCAGTGTTTTTGTACACAAGAAGAATTAGATGGGCTAAGAAAAATTCAAAGAGCAGCTAAGGTCCCAGAAAAATATGACAACAGACATAGAAAATTAACAGAAGAACAAAAGAAAAAATTTATTTCTGAAGACAGAAAGCCAGTTATTAGATTTAAACTACCAGATAACACAGACATTAAGTGGCATGATGAAATAAGAGGAGATGTTTCAGTAAACACTAACGATCTTGGAGGAGATCCAGTCATCATAAGAGCTGATGGAATTCCTCTATATAATTTTGCTGTTGTAGTAGATGATGGTGACATGAAAATTAGTCATGTAATTCGTGGAGATGATCATTTACACAATACAGCAAAACAAATCCCAATTTTTCAAGCACTTGGATATGTAGTTCCTACATTTGCACATGCACCACTAATTTTTACTCATGATAAGGAAAAACTTAGTAAGAGAAAGCATGGTGATATTGCAAACATTGATAAGTATCAAAGAGAAGGTTATCTTCCTGAAGCATTAGCAAATTATTTAGTACATATGAGCTGGACGAAACCAGACAAACCAGAAGAAGAGATCTTTAGGCTAGATGAGATCGTGAACCAGTTTAGCCTGGATAGAATTAGCAAAAGCCCTGCTATTTATGACTTGCCCAAATTAAACTGGTTTAATAATCATTATATAAAAGAAAAATCAATTGAAGAAATTTATGATCTTGCAAAACCATTTTTCGTAGAGACGTTTGGCCAAACGTCTCTACAATCGATTTATTCAAAAAATCAAATCTTACACATGTTAGATTCTGTCAGATCTGGTGTAAACAAATTAGATGAGATACCTGCTTTAATCAATTTTTTCTTTGATGATAATTTTAATTTAAGCACTGAAGAAAACTTAAAAATATTAAATACAGAAAGTGCTAAGGGGGTATTAGATAAAACTCTAAAAAATCTAGATAAAATAAATTTTCAAAATCAAGGTGACTGTAAAAAAGCAATTGATGAAGTTGGTAAAGAATTAAACTTAAAAGGAAAAGATTTATATTGGCCTCTTAGAGTAGCTCTCTCTGGCTCAAACAAAGGTCCTGACTTAGGTTTAATTATTTCACTTCTTGGAAGAGAAAAGATAAAAAGTAGGATTGAGAAAGCATTAAGTGTTTTAGTTTAG
- the hisI gene encoding phosphoribosyl-AMP cyclohydrolase: MNHQETVNKIDFSKIKWNDIGLVPAIVQDYKDNEILMVAFMNKESLELTLEKKETYFYSRSRNELWHKGHKSGEVQKVKELYYDCDNDTILIKVEQIGGVACHTGKRSCFFNRVV; encoded by the coding sequence ATGAATCATCAAGAAACAGTTAACAAAATAGATTTTTCAAAAATCAAATGGAATGATATAGGTCTTGTTCCAGCTATTGTTCAGGATTATAAGGACAATGAAATTCTTATGGTTGCATTCATGAATAAAGAATCGCTCGAATTAACATTAGAAAAAAAAGAAACTTATTTTTACAGTCGCTCACGAAATGAACTTTGGCATAAGGGACACAAATCAGGTGAAGTTCAAAAAGTAAAAGAGCTTTATTATGACTGTGACAATGACACAATACTTATAAAAGTAGAGCAAATTGGTGGAGTAGCTTGTCATACTGGAAAAAGATCTTGTTTTTTTAATAGGGTTGTCTAA